Proteins encoded together in one Planctomyces sp. SH-PL14 window:
- a CDS encoding ArnT family glycosyltransferase, which yields MSSVPHPGDPAPDLGCPWWRSSIAVLVLISVLASTASIVTRDPAGNLPHLPAGPGLTLDEVYNVEMGMYLVRSVRIYGLGVLAWDSIKEIFGTRAYNPDHPPLGRVAMGVVHDTVQAFRGRPPTDYVTADARIAPALAFGLTVFLVGWFTSRWCGVRAGWLAALSLALIPRLFGHSHIASLETFVGLTYTATILYVADAWSRSMVAPVAGKPAKVAMSAAMFAGFLFGLALLTKIQGALAAVPVGLWGLWHFRHRAILPGAIFGVVGFLTFFVGWPWLWLNPVAHVIDFFARSTDRQVLYCYYEGTKFADIDVPWHYPFVIFAVTVPLGLHIAALLGLVAKSPSAPASLPATPLRDPRLQLVLTAILFPLVLFAKPGIAVYDGERLFLIIYPLWGVFIGRGAAVMWARLERRFSPGVAAEAASSPTAPPVLGRSRLAAIAMGSFLAIQTAGYWTVWPFLLSHYNVAVSGLWGANRLGFERSYWGESVNRTFQEEIVRNVPEGATVHVAPVLHPLQLPDLEAQSPILQRHGVRLASFEDRIRSEVRYVVVHRRMADPWETLREDRVAANGFRLLAEVCREGVQLAALYASEVSDPSKSP from the coding sequence ATGTCTTCCGTTCCTCACCCCGGCGATCCCGCTCCCGACCTCGGCTGCCCCTGGTGGCGAAGTTCGATCGCGGTGCTCGTCCTGATCTCGGTGCTCGCCTCGACCGCGTCCATCGTGACCCGCGATCCGGCAGGGAACCTCCCGCACCTCCCGGCGGGTCCAGGGCTGACACTGGATGAGGTCTACAACGTCGAGATGGGGATGTATCTGGTCCGGTCGGTCCGGATCTACGGCCTGGGGGTCCTGGCTTGGGACAGCATCAAGGAGATCTTCGGCACGCGGGCCTACAACCCCGATCACCCGCCCCTCGGCCGGGTCGCGATGGGGGTGGTGCATGACACGGTCCAGGCGTTCCGCGGGCGGCCGCCGACCGACTATGTGACGGCGGATGCCCGCATCGCCCCGGCCCTGGCGTTCGGCCTGACGGTTTTCCTCGTCGGATGGTTTACGAGCCGATGGTGCGGAGTGCGGGCCGGGTGGCTCGCGGCGCTCTCGCTGGCCCTGATTCCCAGGCTGTTCGGCCACTCGCATATCGCCTCGCTGGAGACGTTCGTTGGACTGACCTACACGGCGACGATCCTGTACGTCGCGGATGCGTGGTCGCGTTCGATGGTCGCTCCGGTTGCGGGAAAGCCCGCGAAGGTCGCGATGAGTGCGGCGATGTTCGCGGGATTCCTGTTCGGCCTGGCGCTGCTGACAAAGATCCAGGGAGCGCTGGCCGCAGTCCCGGTCGGACTGTGGGGGCTGTGGCACTTCCGGCATCGGGCGATCCTGCCCGGGGCGATCTTCGGTGTCGTCGGCTTTTTGACCTTCTTCGTCGGCTGGCCCTGGCTGTGGCTGAACCCGGTAGCGCACGTCATCGACTTCTTCGCCCGGTCAACGGACCGGCAAGTCCTCTACTGCTACTACGAAGGGACGAAGTTCGCCGACATCGACGTGCCGTGGCACTATCCGTTCGTGATCTTTGCGGTCACGGTCCCGCTCGGACTCCATATCGCCGCCTTGCTGGGACTCGTTGCGAAGTCGCCATCAGCTCCGGCATCTTTGCCCGCGACTCCGCTCCGCGATCCGCGGCTGCAGCTCGTTCTGACGGCAATCCTGTTCCCGCTCGTGCTGTTCGCCAAGCCAGGGATCGCGGTGTACGACGGGGAACGGCTGTTCCTCATCATCTATCCGCTGTGGGGTGTCTTCATCGGGCGAGGGGCTGCGGTGATGTGGGCGCGGCTCGAAAGACGGTTCTCGCCGGGTGTCGCTGCCGAAGCCGCGAGTTCACCAACCGCTCCCCCTGTCCTGGGAAGATCCCGGCTGGCGGCGATTGCAATGGGGAGCTTTCTGGCGATCCAGACCGCAGGGTATTGGACCGTCTGGCCGTTCCTGCTCAGCCACTACAATGTCGCGGTCAGCGGGCTCTGGGGGGCGAACCGGCTGGGCTTTGAGCGGAGCTACTGGGGGGAGTCGGTCAACCGGACGTTCCAGGAGGAGATCGTCCGAAACGTGCCCGAGGGGGCGACGGTTCATGTCGCTCCTGTGCTGCACCCGCTGCAGCTTCCCGATCTCGAGGCCCAGTCGCCGATCCTGCAGCGGCACGGGGTCCGTCTGGCTTCGTTTGAGGACCGGATTCGCAGCGAAGTCCGCTACGTTGTCGTTCACCGGCGGATGGCGGATCCCTGGGAAACCCTTCGTGAAGACCGCGTCGCCGCCAATGGCTTCCGGCTCCTGGCGGAAGTTTGCCGGGAAGGGGTGCAGCTCGCCGCCCTATACGCATCTGAAGTCTCCGATCCCTCGAAGAGTCCGTGA
- a CDS encoding FliM/FliN family flagellar motor switch protein, whose translation MSDAAPLPRHDFQDPRRPPAGVWKALTQWVKDAFHLTQETWQPLLTSPCSFEVVGVELRDIREAVGLMPQPGVGMQFEFADAAMAGLLVFSQKLAVGLLADLLGDRQTEGPAPRELTDLEESLLAILFQQLATAFGESWPAAQPISNRFLEFVDRPHRTRLFGPDATVVAVRLKLKMRFGEEEAIWLLPLDAVESLLRTEAQSSDAGDGPPATVSEGLAMQLPATMVVELGRTRLKMSEIAALRVGDVIVLDQSISRLLQTSIGTCVKFRGSPGRVGPRQALLIESVVGDDAFPGSAS comes from the coding sequence ATGAGTGACGCCGCTCCGTTGCCCCGCCATGACTTCCAGGATCCCCGGCGCCCGCCGGCCGGAGTCTGGAAGGCTTTGACGCAGTGGGTGAAGGACGCCTTCCACCTGACGCAGGAAACCTGGCAGCCGCTGCTGACCTCTCCCTGCTCGTTCGAAGTCGTCGGCGTCGAGCTCCGCGACATCCGCGAGGCGGTCGGACTGATGCCGCAGCCCGGTGTCGGGATGCAGTTCGAGTTCGCCGATGCCGCGATGGCGGGACTTCTGGTCTTTTCCCAGAAGCTGGCCGTCGGACTCCTGGCCGATCTCCTGGGAGACCGCCAGACGGAAGGTCCGGCCCCGCGTGAGCTGACCGACCTCGAAGAGTCCCTCTTGGCGATCCTCTTCCAGCAGTTGGCGACCGCCTTCGGCGAAAGCTGGCCGGCGGCGCAGCCGATCTCCAACCGCTTCCTGGAGTTCGTCGACCGTCCCCACCGGACGCGGCTGTTCGGGCCGGACGCCACGGTCGTCGCGGTCCGCCTCAAGCTCAAGATGCGGTTTGGCGAGGAAGAAGCGATCTGGCTGCTCCCGCTCGACGCCGTCGAATCCCTGCTGCGGACCGAAGCGCAGTCCTCCGACGCCGGCGACGGGCCCCCGGCGACCGTTTCGGAAGGGCTCGCCATGCAGCTGCCCGCCACGATGGTCGTGGAACTGGGCCGGACTCGCCTCAAGATGTCGGAAATTGCCGCTCTGCGGGTCGGGGACGTCATTGTTCTGGATCAATCGATCTCCCGTCTGTTACAGACCTCCATCGGGACATGCGTGAAGTTCCGGGGTTCTCCCGGCCGCGTCGGACCGCGTCAGGCCCTCCTGATCGAGTCCGTCGTCGGTGACGACGCATTTCCCGGCTCGGCTTCCTAG
- the fliL gene encoding flagellar basal body-associated protein FliL gives MANAPAPPPGEGQEEAPVKKGPGIIVWLLAAVVSGGVGFAVPIFLPMGDAGDAAKAASEGTEEHGHEAAPAGHGAPAPSAHADSGHGGGGGHGASAHGSGGHGGGGHGAGGHGTTNPNATVAFVNFGDIVVNLDEGRLNRYLRLKIMLQVKPQDEGIVTTEMETQRTVLKSWLLSYLSDKTLSDIRGAAGQGMLRREIQEYFNTTLFPDGKDRVYDVLFDEFNIQ, from the coding sequence ATGGCTAACGCCCCCGCTCCCCCGCCTGGCGAGGGGCAGGAAGAGGCCCCCGTCAAGAAAGGGCCCGGCATCATCGTCTGGCTGCTGGCGGCCGTCGTCTCCGGCGGCGTAGGCTTCGCCGTACCAATCTTCCTCCCCATGGGAGACGCCGGCGACGCAGCCAAAGCGGCCTCCGAAGGAACCGAGGAACACGGTCACGAAGCCGCACCGGCCGGCCACGGCGCCCCAGCCCCGTCAGCCCACGCTGACAGCGGCCACGGCGGCGGAGGAGGCCACGGCGCCAGTGCTCACGGAAGCGGCGGACACGGCGGAGGAGGCCACGGCGCCGGCGGACACGGGACCACCAACCCCAACGCCACGGTCGCCTTCGTCAACTTCGGCGACATCGTGGTCAATCTCGACGAAGGACGCCTGAACCGCTATCTCCGTCTCAAGATCATGCTCCAGGTGAAGCCCCAGGACGAAGGGATCGTCACCACGGAGATGGAGACCCAGCGGACCGTCCTCAAAAGCTGGCTCCTGAGCTACCTCTCGGACAAGACCCTTTCGGACATCCGCGGGGCGGCCGGGCAGGGAATGCTCCGCCGCGAAATCCAGGAATACTTCAACACGACGCTCTTTCCCGACGGCAAAGACCGCGTCTACGACGTGCTGTTCGACGAATTCAATATTCAATGA
- the flgL gene encoding flagellar hook-associated protein FlgL yields the protein MTFRVTQSGLYSSALRNLRKQTTSLGRLQEQMLSGKQLLTPSDDPTAAKTIILHKSAIGKLESRLTSIGTARNWLSQGEVQLTDAQEMMTRAKEIALAGRQSTDPTELRTLAAEVDQILGRMVSIANTKDQGLYLFGGNQSDAQPYSIQNGRVVYGGGSQGVSVSSGDGVDLPMILSGSDVFTNSARGATIILGNTGLKPGSGTDSGVGQSSILIRNTSTTFAGGSGIASGTGAAAGDTVLGAVGTHTLTIRDESGTGAYGTISINGGPEVPFTNGDTNLKLQGAQGEVVYVNTTAITAGFNGTVGVGGDGTISLDGGVTEVPLTYATNVQLQDPATGQVTNLDTSAVRVAGTAQAEYTGTSDVFSTLSELRDTLLNASNLPSGELQQAFTRRIGDIDRLADHMYDVRGELGVVQLQLDKLQTRTEDLRLATKQSLSDVEQVDVTDVVVKLQEAQNQMQFALAAVARLNDVSLLNYMQ from the coding sequence GTGACCTTTCGAGTGACACAATCCGGACTCTATTCGAGCGCCCTGCGGAACCTGCGCAAGCAGACGACGTCGCTCGGCCGGCTCCAGGAGCAGATGCTTTCCGGGAAGCAGCTGCTGACCCCGTCGGACGATCCGACGGCGGCCAAGACGATCATCCTGCACAAGTCGGCCATCGGGAAACTCGAGTCGCGGCTGACCTCGATCGGGACCGCCCGGAACTGGCTCTCGCAGGGGGAGGTCCAGCTCACCGACGCGCAGGAGATGATGACGCGGGCCAAGGAGATTGCGCTCGCCGGCCGTCAGTCGACCGATCCGACGGAGCTGCGGACCCTGGCGGCCGAAGTCGACCAGATCCTGGGGCGGATGGTCTCGATCGCCAATACCAAGGACCAGGGCCTATACCTGTTCGGTGGAAACCAGTCGGACGCGCAGCCCTACTCGATCCAGAACGGCCGGGTCGTCTACGGCGGCGGGTCCCAGGGGGTGTCGGTCTCGTCGGGAGACGGTGTCGACCTCCCGATGATCCTGTCGGGAAGCGACGTCTTCACGAACTCCGCCCGCGGCGCGACGATCATTCTCGGGAACACCGGCCTCAAGCCGGGAAGCGGGACCGACAGTGGCGTCGGGCAGTCGTCGATCCTGATCCGGAACACCTCCACGACCTTCGCGGGGGGCTCGGGGATCGCGAGCGGAACGGGAGCCGCGGCGGGCGACACGGTGCTCGGGGCGGTCGGGACGCACACGCTGACGATCCGGGACGAAAGCGGCACCGGCGCCTACGGGACGATCTCGATCAACGGCGGTCCGGAGGTTCCGTTCACGAACGGGGACACGAACCTCAAGCTCCAGGGGGCTCAGGGGGAAGTGGTCTATGTGAACACGACCGCGATCACCGCCGGCTTCAACGGGACTGTCGGCGTCGGGGGGGACGGAACGATCTCCCTCGATGGCGGGGTGACCGAGGTTCCGCTGACCTACGCCACGAACGTCCAGCTCCAGGATCCGGCGACGGGGCAGGTGACGAACCTCGATACCTCCGCGGTCCGGGTCGCGGGGACGGCCCAGGCGGAATACACGGGGACATCGGACGTTTTCAGCACGCTCTCGGAGCTCCGGGACACGCTTCTTAACGCGTCGAACCTCCCGTCGGGGGAGCTGCAGCAGGCCTTCACACGGCGGATCGGCGACATCGACCGGCTGGCGGACCACATGTACGACGTCCGCGGTGAGCTGGGTGTCGTCCAGCTCCAACTCGACAAGCTCCAGACCCGGACCGAGGACCTGCGGCTGGCCACGAAGCAGTCGTTGTCCGACGTCGAGCAGGTCGACGTGACGGACGTCGTCGTCAAGCTCCAGGAGGCCCAGAACCAGATGCAGTTTGCGCTGGCGGCGGTCGCCCGGCTCAATGACGTCAGCCTCCTCAATTACATGCAGTGA
- a CDS encoding flagellar biosynthesis protein FlhA, with amino-acid sequence MSTATPNPAAKMSNQSDTLLSFGLLAILVVMLVPLPTALLDMLIAFNLGVTVLLMLVTLNAKQALDLSVFPSLLLLLTLYRLSLNVATTRLILLDGDAGRIVSTFGNFVVGGNLIVGLVIFLILVIIQFVVITKGASRVSEVAARFTLDAMPGKQMAIDAELNAGAINETEARRRRDLLTRETEFYGGMDGASKFVRGDAIAGLIITAINLVGGVALGLTNGMTFADSLRNYAVLSVGDGLISQIPALIIATTAGILSTKANSATSLGQEIGDQMFRHERSLIVGAVIVAAMALTPGLPKLPFLALAGGLWWRVARGRKAKAEPVKEPVQEKTAEVREIEHLQEFLITDRAIIEVGTRLIPFVNNKQGKSVTEQITSLRRDFSRTNGIWIPPVRVINSVELEPETYRVLIAGRTVAKATIRVDMVMAIAPDDRPIPVPGEDTREPAFNLPARWIATESQRLAEIHGCTVVDPASVLVTHLGEVLKRHGHELISREDVKKMIDTVKAFAPTVVEELKPDVVRMAVLHQVLVLLAAERVALADLVLILESVLNHGPQIKVPEDLADRVREDLGRLICDRYRDDGGSLRVVILDPRLEKQLRDSIREKQLALAPQPLEKLLGSLSAQVQNAQRQQLPLAVLIDKTLRRPLRRLLVRAAPDLGVISYQEVPPDIMLQTVTMLKLEDVFPAAPGDAARAPNPLADLMAA; translated from the coding sequence ATGTCGACTGCTACGCCCAATCCCGCCGCCAAGATGTCCAACCAGAGCGACACACTGCTCTCGTTCGGGCTGCTGGCGATCCTCGTTGTCATGCTCGTGCCGCTGCCGACGGCGCTGCTCGACATGCTGATCGCCTTCAACCTTGGCGTGACCGTGCTGCTGATGCTCGTCACGCTGAACGCCAAGCAGGCGCTCGACCTGTCGGTCTTCCCGTCGCTGCTGCTGCTCCTGACGCTCTACCGCCTCTCGCTCAACGTGGCGACGACGCGACTGATTCTCCTCGACGGCGACGCCGGCCGGATCGTTTCGACATTCGGCAACTTCGTCGTCGGCGGGAACCTGATCGTCGGGCTCGTGATCTTTTTGATCCTGGTCATCATCCAGTTTGTCGTCATCACCAAGGGGGCCTCGCGCGTCTCGGAAGTCGCCGCCCGCTTCACCTTGGACGCCATGCCGGGCAAGCAGATGGCGATCGACGCCGAGCTCAACGCCGGCGCGATCAACGAAACCGAAGCCCGCCGCCGCCGCGACCTCCTGACCCGCGAGACTGAGTTCTACGGGGGTATGGACGGGGCGAGCAAATTCGTCCGCGGCGACGCGATCGCCGGCCTGATCATCACGGCGATCAATCTCGTCGGGGGCGTGGCCCTCGGCCTCACGAACGGGATGACGTTTGCCGACTCCCTCCGCAACTACGCGGTGCTGAGCGTCGGCGACGGTCTCATCTCGCAGATTCCCGCCCTGATCATCGCCACAACCGCCGGTATCCTCTCGACCAAGGCGAACTCCGCGACGAGCCTCGGCCAGGAAATCGGCGACCAGATGTTCCGCCACGAGCGGTCGCTGATCGTCGGCGCGGTGATTGTCGCCGCGATGGCCCTCACCCCCGGCCTCCCCAAGCTCCCGTTCCTCGCCCTTGCCGGCGGTCTCTGGTGGCGGGTCGCGCGGGGCCGGAAGGCGAAGGCGGAACCGGTCAAGGAGCCGGTCCAGGAGAAGACTGCCGAAGTCCGCGAGATCGAGCATCTGCAGGAGTTCCTGATCACCGACCGCGCCATCATCGAGGTCGGGACGCGGCTCATTCCCTTCGTGAACAACAAGCAGGGGAAGAGCGTCACCGAGCAGATCACGTCACTCCGCCGTGACTTCTCGCGAACCAACGGGATCTGGATCCCGCCGGTGCGGGTCATCAACAGCGTCGAACTGGAGCCCGAGACCTACCGTGTCCTGATCGCCGGCCGGACCGTCGCCAAGGCCACGATCCGTGTCGACATGGTGATGGCGATCGCTCCCGACGACCGCCCGATCCCGGTCCCGGGCGAAGACACCCGCGAGCCCGCCTTCAATCTTCCCGCCCGCTGGATCGCCACCGAGAGCCAGCGGCTGGCCGAGATCCACGGCTGCACGGTCGTCGATCCAGCGAGCGTGCTCGTGACGCACCTCGGGGAAGTCCTCAAGCGGCACGGCCACGAGCTTATCAGCCGCGAAGACGTCAAGAAGATGATCGATACCGTCAAGGCGTTCGCGCCGACGGTCGTGGAGGAGCTGAAGCCGGACGTGGTCCGGATGGCGGTCCTGCATCAGGTCCTCGTCCTGCTCGCCGCCGAGCGGGTGGCGCTGGCCGACCTTGTCCTGATCCTCGAATCGGTCCTCAACCATGGGCCGCAGATCAAGGTTCCCGAAGACCTCGCCGACCGTGTTCGCGAAGACCTCGGGCGGCTGATCTGCGACCGCTACCGCGACGACGGCGGTTCGCTGCGGGTGGTGATCCTCGATCCCCGTCTGGAGAAGCAGCTTCGGGACTCGATCCGGGAGAAGCAGCTGGCTCTCGCTCCACAGCCGCTGGAGAAGCTGCTTGGATCGCTCTCAGCGCAGGTGCAGAATGCCCAGCGCCAGCAGTTGCCGCTGGCGGTGTTGATCGACAAGACGCTTCGCCGTCCGTTGCGGCGGCTGCTGGTCCGGGCCGCGCCGGACCTGGGGGTCATCAGTTATCAGGAAGTTCCGCCGGACATCATGCTTCAGACGGTGACGATGCTGAAGCTGGAAGATGTTTTCCCGGCGGCACCGGGCGATGCGGCCCGTGCTCCGAATCCGCTGGCGGATCTGATGGCCGCCTAG
- the gcvPB gene encoding aminomethyl-transferring glycine dehydrogenase subunit GcvPB, with protein sequence MRNVQATRPLFELSSPGRRAAIFPKCDVPAAPLAELLGHDNVAPQPPGLPELSEPDVVRHFVNLSTQNMCVDTHFYPLGSCTMKYNPKRHERLSRLHGLVDLHPHAREEDTQGMLALLYEMQEMLAEIAGLPAVSLQPAAGAQGEFAALLTAAAYFKDRGEKRTKVLFPSSAHGTNPASAAIAGFDCVQLPPSANGLVDVKELQTHLDDSTAVFMVTNPNTLGIFEKDIAQISKMLHDVGGLVYIDGANMNAIVGVTRPGDFGGDMMHYNVHKTFTGPHGAGGPGSGPIAVRPFLADYLPGPVIEKTAAAGGEATYRLKTPPKSIGRVRSFFGNVGILLRGYFYLRTLGPQGAREMTEQAVLNANYLKARLKDVLPVPHGGFCMHEFVASAKSLKDGRGITAMEIAKRLLDYGFHAPTVYFPLVVPEALMIEPTETESKATLDAFVEAVRKIVEEDPAMLKQAPHTTGIRRPDEVAAGRNPKFRWKACLKDG encoded by the coding sequence ATGCGTAACGTCCAGGCGACCCGTCCGCTGTTCGAGCTCTCGTCCCCCGGTCGTCGGGCCGCGATCTTTCCGAAGTGCGACGTGCCGGCCGCTCCACTGGCCGAGCTGCTGGGTCACGACAATGTCGCTCCGCAGCCGCCGGGACTGCCGGAACTCTCCGAACCGGATGTCGTCCGGCACTTCGTGAACCTCTCGACGCAGAACATGTGCGTCGACACGCACTTCTATCCGCTCGGGAGCTGTACGATGAAGTACAACCCCAAGCGGCATGAGCGGCTTTCCCGTCTGCACGGCCTGGTCGACCTCCACCCGCACGCTCGCGAGGAAGACACGCAGGGGATGCTGGCTCTCCTCTATGAAATGCAGGAAATGCTGGCCGAGATCGCCGGGCTGCCGGCGGTGTCGCTGCAGCCGGCGGCCGGGGCTCAGGGAGAATTCGCCGCGCTGCTCACCGCCGCGGCGTACTTCAAGGACCGGGGTGAGAAGCGGACGAAGGTTCTCTTCCCGAGCAGCGCCCACGGGACCAATCCCGCAAGCGCGGCGATCGCCGGCTTTGACTGCGTGCAGCTGCCGCCGTCCGCGAACGGCCTCGTCGACGTCAAGGAGCTGCAGACGCATCTCGACGATTCGACCGCAGTCTTCATGGTGACGAATCCGAACACGCTGGGGATCTTTGAGAAGGACATCGCCCAGATCTCGAAGATGCTGCATGACGTCGGCGGGTTGGTCTACATCGACGGGGCGAACATGAATGCCATCGTCGGGGTGACGCGGCCGGGGGACTTTGGCGGCGACATGATGCACTACAACGTGCACAAGACCTTCACGGGTCCTCACGGCGCCGGCGGGCCGGGGTCGGGGCCGATTGCCGTTCGGCCGTTCCTGGCGGATTACTTGCCCGGCCCGGTGATCGAGAAGACCGCCGCGGCGGGGGGCGAGGCCACCTATCGCCTCAAGACGCCGCCGAAGTCGATCGGGCGGGTGCGGAGCTTCTTTGGGAACGTCGGGATTCTGCTGCGGGGGTATTTCTATCTGCGGACGCTGGGTCCGCAGGGGGCTCGGGAGATGACCGAGCAGGCGGTGCTGAATGCGAACTATCTGAAGGCTCGGTTGAAGGATGTGCTGCCGGTGCCGCATGGCGGGTTCTGCATGCACGAGTTTGTGGCTTCGGCGAAGTCGCTCAAGGATGGCCGCGGGATTACGGCGATGGAGATCGCCAAGCGGCTGCTGGACTATGGGTTCCATGCTCCGACGGTGTACTTCCCGCTCGTGGTGCCGGAAGCGTTGATGATTGAGCCGACGGAGACGGAGTCAAAGGCGACGCTGGATGCGTTTGTGGAAGCGGTGCGGAAGATTGTGGAGGAGGATCCGGCGATGTTGAAGCAGGCGCCGCACACGACGGGGATTCGTCGGCCGGATGAGGTGGCGGCGGGTCGGAATCCGAAGTTCCGTTGGAAAGCGTGCCTGAAGGACGGTTGA
- the fliP gene encoding flagellar type III secretion system pore protein FliP (The bacterial flagellar biogenesis protein FliP forms a type III secretion system (T3SS)-type pore required for flagellar assembly.), whose amino-acid sequence MNETIQDLAQNAATGAAPALGQPLQIALMLGALAFISAALVTLTAFTRIIIVLSFVRRALSTQEIPPTQVLIGLALFLTLFVMGPTLDGIDKDAVRPFMAEKISGMQAWEIGSGHLRTFMTRQTRKQDLALFLDLAGLKKVSGPEAVPWRVLMPAFVTSELRTAFIMGFCIYLPFLLVDLVVSIILMSLGLMMMPPVIISAPCKLLLFVLVDGWTILLKALSLSFHSTG is encoded by the coding sequence ATGAACGAGACGATCCAGGACCTGGCTCAGAACGCCGCGACCGGCGCCGCACCCGCTCTCGGGCAGCCGCTGCAGATCGCGCTGATGCTCGGCGCGCTGGCCTTCATCTCCGCCGCCCTCGTGACCCTGACCGCGTTCACGCGGATCATCATCGTCCTCTCATTCGTCCGCCGGGCCCTCTCGACGCAGGAAATCCCCCCGACGCAGGTCCTGATCGGCCTCGCCCTCTTCCTGACGCTGTTCGTCATGGGCCCCACGCTCGACGGCATCGACAAGGACGCCGTCCGGCCCTTCATGGCCGAAAAGATCTCCGGAATGCAGGCCTGGGAGATCGGAAGCGGGCACCTGCGGACGTTCATGACCCGCCAGACCCGCAAGCAGGACCTCGCCCTCTTCCTCGACCTCGCCGGCCTCAAGAAGGTGAGCGGCCCCGAAGCGGTCCCGTGGCGGGTCCTGATGCCCGCCTTCGTCACGAGCGAGCTGCGGACCGCCTTCATCATGGGGTTCTGCATCTACCTCCCGTTCCTCCTCGTCGACCTCGTCGTCTCGATCATCCTGATGAGTCTCGGCCTGATGATGATGCCTCCGGTCATCATCTCCGCCCCCTGCAAGTTATTGCTGTTCGTCCTCGTGGACGGCTGGACGATCCTGCTGAAAGCCCTGAGCCTGAGTTTTCACTCGACAGGGTAG
- a CDS encoding FG-GAP repeat domain-containing protein encodes MRSALLRSTLLGLLGLVSGTAVASEPTTPVKWKRVQLDARFRSEGVAVGDLNKDGKADIVAGDLWYEAPNWTPHEIRKPGDYWAGQGYSNSFCNFTHDLNGDGWTDVVIVGFPGEPFHWYENPKGAEGLWKEHVIWHSICNESPQFTDLTGDGQPEFVLGSQPEQQMGYLEIPKGDAVYQKWTFTPVSMSGDPAKNGTFKYYHGLGVTDANGDGRKDVVIPNGWWEQPAARDGKPWEFHEVLLAAKKEGEPEKGSDIHCDDLDLDGDQDVIMSSAHQYGLWWFENGEKLGKPGMTGHLVNELFSQTHALLFVDVDGDGRKDLVTGKRYYAHNGGDPGANDPVVMYWYEIDRTKDGPKFIPHEIVAGRDTGIGTQFMTADIDGDGLLDIALSNKKGVNLLLQRR; translated from the coding sequence ATGCGATCTGCCCTCCTTCGGTCGACACTTCTCGGTCTCCTGGGCCTCGTTTCCGGGACCGCGGTGGCGAGTGAACCCACCACGCCGGTGAAGTGGAAACGGGTCCAGCTCGACGCCCGGTTCCGTTCGGAAGGGGTGGCGGTCGGCGACTTGAACAAGGACGGCAAGGCGGACATTGTCGCCGGGGACCTGTGGTACGAGGCCCCGAACTGGACGCCGCACGAGATCCGCAAGCCCGGCGATTACTGGGCGGGGCAGGGGTACAGCAACAGCTTCTGCAACTTTACGCACGATCTGAACGGCGACGGCTGGACCGATGTCGTGATCGTCGGGTTCCCCGGCGAGCCGTTCCACTGGTACGAGAATCCCAAGGGGGCGGAAGGGCTCTGGAAGGAGCACGTGATCTGGCACAGCATCTGTAACGAGTCTCCGCAGTTCACCGATCTGACGGGCGACGGCCAGCCGGAGTTCGTTCTCGGCTCGCAGCCCGAGCAGCAGATGGGCTACCTCGAGATCCCGAAGGGGGACGCGGTCTACCAGAAGTGGACCTTCACGCCGGTCAGCATGTCGGGCGATCCGGCTAAGAACGGGACCTTCAAGTATTACCACGGTCTCGGCGTGACGGACGCGAACGGCGATGGGCGGAAAGACGTCGTCATTCCGAACGGCTGGTGGGAGCAGCCTGCGGCGCGGGACGGCAAGCCCTGGGAGTTCCACGAGGTGCTGCTGGCGGCGAAGAAGGAAGGGGAGCCGGAGAAGGGCTCCGACATCCATTGTGATGACTTGGATCTGGACGGTGATCAGGACGTCATCATGAGCTCGGCCCACCAGTACGGACTGTGGTGGTTCGAGAACGGTGAGAAGCTGGGGAAGCCCGGAATGACGGGGCACTTGGTCAACGAACTGTTCTCACAGACGCATGCTCTGTTGTTCGTCGATGTCGATGGCGACGGCCGGAAGGATCTGGTGACCGGTAAGCGGTATTACGCTCACAATGGCGGGGACCCGGGGGCGAACGATCCGGTGGTGATGTACTGGTATGAGATCGATCGCACCAAGGATGGCCCGAAGTTCATTCCGCACGAGATTGTTGCGGGGCGCGACACGGGGATCGGCACGCAGTTCATGACCGCGGATATCGATGGCGACGGTCTTTTGGACATCGCGTTGTCGAACAAGAAGGGTGTGAACCTGTTGCTGCAGCGGCGGTAG